The Salarias fasciatus chromosome 12, fSalaFa1.1, whole genome shotgun sequence DNA segment TGTAGCAAGAGGGATTTGAAAGAAGGGGTTCAACTGATCTTCTTTAGATTGAGTTACTGTCCAATAGCTTTCATGCAAGGCAAgggaaatgtatttattaagTGACAGGGGCATAGAATTGCATTTTCAATGTTCGAGCCATGTTTGATTCAGTCTTACATACCCCAGAGAACTTGTCTAACTTATCTGTCCTTGaactttattttactttgaCTATAACTGTCTGAATTACTTCTCCTGTAGCTCTTCAAATTAAATAAGATGAAAATCAGTCCTATCCAACAATCTCTTGCTGAGAGCTCACATCTATAAAATGTTATTGTGATTTCATAGGTCACAGAGTCCTGAAATAGGTCATGAACTCAACACCAGACTGTTAATGAATAACACTTGGTGACTGAATAAACTGAGAGCTCCGGGAAGCTGCATGCTGCCCTTTGCTGTATCGACTGCTCTGCCTGAAGTTGTGGTATCTCACTGTCCTGAGTGATGAAGTAGTGCAGGTGACCCCATTTACTCTGTGCACTGACACCATGAGCATAGCGCATGTCAATGCAGCAACATTGCAggaagaaacaagaagaaaaagaacagccACGATCTTTCCATAGAGATGAATAAACACCACTGACAGACGAAAAGTAGGTTAGTGCATATGTAACAgataaaacttttttaaattatcaGATAACAATTTTTATCACTTGAGTTTGAAAGCATGAATCTTTGTCGAACCGTTATCTCAAACGTAAAATGACTTTTGAACCTAACTTATCTCATTCTGTATTTCCAGCTGCACGGCCTATATTTGCAGACTGACAACCCACACAATTGTACTTTGAGACTTTTTATTGTCAGGTGTAAAAAGTCTTTTAAAACAGAACACTGTCTTACTTTCTTTGACGATAAGTCCTTCGGTATTTAAATGTTATGCAAGATATGGGCAATAGTTCTGAAACAGAGGTAAACGAGTCAACAAAATAGTTCATGCAAATCCCTGAAATTTTGAGATTTTGATTCATCTACTATAAAATTCCAGTTTTActccaaaacacacaatttATCACTCAGCgttagaacagaacagaacagaacagaacagaacagaatagaatagaaattcTTCTTTCGTGTGTGACCCAGATTCTTACTTTCTGATAAACTATTGTATTATGTGCTGCTATGAATTATTAAAGCATAAGGATGTTTTGTGTCCTTATTAGCACCCTTGTAACATTGTCAGGCTTTTATTGGTGTAGTATGTTTGGTTGCCTTGGTGAGAGCATGCCTCCTGTGCATGCGCCTGATCATCATTTTCTCTCCAGTTGTGTTTGTCAGAGACATGCTGGACACTTACCAGAGTCCCTCCCAATGTTCTTTTTCACTTCCCCTCCCTCTGCAAAAAGAGAATTGCACAATGCTGTTCCATGTTCTTAGCAGTAAAGTTTATACAACAAAATCCAATAAGTTTCACGAAAGGAAATCAATGATTTAACCGCTACCTTTTTCAGTCATGTAACAGAAGTAAGTCATTCCTCCTCTTTTCATTAACTTGTTTAAGCTTATCAATCAGCCAGGTGGTGCTTAACTTTTccctttttaaatgttttatccTTTCCACATGAGGAGATGTCATTACAGTggcttttttaattttagagaAGTGCAGGCATCAGCATACAGCTGTGCCTGAACTTTGTCCTCCTTcctgacagaaaaacaacaggcGGAGTATAAAAGGGGGGAGCAGTGGAGGAAGAGGCTTGTTTTTGTTCCTGGAGTTGCAGTGACAAAGAGCTGAGCTAAGGGAAGGAAGCTTTTTAACCCAGGGGTAAGAGACagaatttattacattttgtcAGATGATCTAGAAACAAAGTCAATATGAAGTTTTTAACAGCAATGATGGGAAAgtagataaataaaaacacacatcacagtGGACTACACTAAAATGCTGAActtgtaaaaaaatgtaaatagtgTAAATGCATGCAGCGACCAACTTTTGGATGTAAAATCAAGAATGCATAACTTGATGTTTGCACTTGTCGTGACTGGAGTCACAGATTGCAGAAATGTAGAGTTAACTTTCAACACTGCTATTTTTGACTGTATTTAATGATATTTACTTTGGGATCTGTGACGTGATTAGTTCAAACTACACTTCATATTCAGCCTGCACCAGAGTGAAAAGTGATTCTAGAAAGGAACTTCCAAGAATTGACCCTTTCCCAGACAACTGGGTCATTTTTGCGTACAGGCTTTGACCagcttctttctcctcttccacccctttctgcctcctctccaatttctccctctcctcccctccctcagaCTGGGGCAGTGAGGGGGCACCACAGAGATGTGGGCGTGCCTCAGCCTGCTCCTCACTCTCTGCCTGCTCCATGGGGGCGCGGCAGAGAGTGATGGGGGCGGGCCCAGCTGTCAGATGCCTCCAGCCTGGAAGATAGGAGATGTGTATCCCATGCAGGCCTCCATGGGCAGGGTGACGGTGGTGGCCCTTCTCCAGGCCAGCTGACTGTTCTGTTTGGTGCAGGCTTCCAGGTATGCACCTCTTAACTCACAGGACCAGCACCTCTGCCACTGAAAggattaaaaatagaaataaaacactATATCCAAGTCACATTTGAAGCAGCCCAGACCGGGGATGTCAAGCTCATTTGAGATCAGAGGCCAAATATAGCTCAGTGTGATCTGAGGTGTGCTGGGGTTATAAAGTCATTGCATAAAAAAACTTTTACATAACTCCATTGCCttcctttgttttattaaagaagaagtaaaaaatcaaaatcatgcAAACTGGGGTcatattttttcttcaaagtttGTTTCttgtgaaattatttgaatCAAATTTCAGCTTCATTGACAAATCTGCTGAAGGATCAAAGTTTCATCAGTCTTTATGATGCATGCTTTCACACGTTAATGCTGCTTTGTTCGCCACTAAGCCACTTTCATTACTGCATCAGGAACACAATAACCTGGATGTCAAAGCTGTGTTATATTTGTCTTATACTCTCTAATATCATCATGCCTCAACATGTGTTAAAATTTGGAACAATAGTTGAGCACACCCTTTTCTATTTCATTAGGGAACTATTAATGAGTTTGTAACTTTAAGAATGATGTTTGAGATAATATTCCCTTTTCTGGGCAGAATGGACAGCCTGCGCCAAAACATGGAGAGTCAGGGTCTGAAGGATGTGGTCTACATGGTCGtcaaccaccagggggagcaggcACAGCGCCTGCACTCCATGATGGCCCAGAGACTGTCTGAGAACATCACTCTCTACAAGCAGGACGAGCAGCAGCCTGATGTTTGGCAGGCGCTGAATGGAAACAAGGATGACTTTCTCATCTATGACAGGTTTGTTACTTTCATATTCTTTCACATAGCAGGGAAATCAAGACTTCAAGTTTGGTTTTGCTTCTACCTCCTGTTATGTTCAACCTGTAGTTAACCTCAGTTACCTGTTTATCTACCATCAGGTGTGGCCGCCTTGCCAAGAAAATTTCGCTTCCTTATTCCATCATTGGGTACGGCCACATTGAGGGAGCGATCAAAGACACCTACTGCAAGCGCTTATGTGGAGAGTGCACGTATGAGGTATAGATCACATCTAACTCTGCAAATACAGACAGATGAGCTATCAAAGTGTGAAGTACCATTAAAAGACAGGCTTTaatattttatgactttttttgtttgtttctttgtttttttgcagagcGCTGAGATCCCAGAGGAGTGCAAAGAGAAAGCAGATGCACAGCCTGACACAGATGGTGCTCCTCCTGTAAACCATGATCACGGTCATGGTCACCACCATGGTCACCATCATGGTCACCATCATGGGCATCATCACGGTCACGGCGGTGGGCACCATGGCGATCAACATGGCGATCAACATGATTTCCAACCTCGTGGCTTTGGTCACGGCCAGAATCACGACCAtggtcatcatcatcatcatcatggaagTCATGATGGTGCTGGTTCTGACCATGGACAAAGTCATAGTCAACATGGCGTTCAGCAGCAGGCACATGACCAAGCTGGCGCGTGGTCTCACGGTCAACAAGGTGTAGATTTAAGCCAGATGCAGCAAGCAGATGCTGGGCACGTGATGCAGGTGGCGCACGGAGATGCCGGCATGCCTTGAGCTGCAGAAAAGACGAGGTGAAAGTCAAAACACAGCTGACAGTGGACAGCAGGCTCTGACAACGAAGCCTCTCCGAAGACCAGCTGATGCTGACACTGACGCAGGCTGTTTGGCGAAGCAGAGAGCGAGCAGCCGGTCGGTCTCTGACACTGTGACGAGGCTCTGCCAGCCTCCTGACAGTGACACGGACTGACAGGCGACGCAGCAAATAACGTCAGGGAGACCTGACAGTGACGCTCGCCTCCTGCCGCCTGACAGCAGCCTCAGCCGGCACAGTGAGCCTGACCTCCAGGTGTTGCGAGCTGAGGGTGAGAGCAGCTGTAAGCTGGTCCAGATGTCACCCTCACATTACCACCAGCCAGCAACATCAGGGCTCAGAGCTCTTTTTACCAACAAGTATTACTCTGAGAGAGGGGAGATCAATCCCGACAGCCGGCATATGGAGTAGATAAATAGTGCCCAATATCGCACAGACATAGACGACGCAAGGCAAGAAGCACATCAGCCCAAGCATTCTCAGTATGCACTGACtaggtcttttttttatctgtctcAATATGTCTGTCCGTGGGTTTCTTTCATCCTCTCTCAGCAGTGTATGTGGTCATCATGTTCGCAAACgaccttttctgttttgttctctcCATCCTTTATGAAACCAGACACATAAACTACGCTCTAGTGGTGTCTGAACGATGTCAGgctggagagaaaagagagggcACTGCGAAAACATGATTAACACTTTAAACTTtcaaacttttgaaaatgacaaagaatgTGCAAAATCCTGATAAATTTGGGAGAAAAATAAATTGTATTACAACAGTCACTGTAGTGTAAAATAGGCATTATTTACCACTGCCTATTAGCTAgttacaaaaaagaacaaaatgaaaaaaaaaaaagaaagaaactgaagcACTGATCCACCACTGGGTAATAAAGCAAAAGCATCTTAAACCAGATcagatttaaaaatgttatcaACCAAATCTGTCTGCAATAAATGCGAGAAATTGTCTTCTTTGGCACATATATTAATACAATAGATAGTCTCTGACACCTCCAAATAGTAAAGTGTCACATTTCAAATATTGAGCATGTAGCATTCCTatctggtttcttttttttttttttttttctgtgattgcatACATTTTCTATGTAGCTTATAATTTGTGTACATTTATACAAAGCTTGTTCTGAAAGTAGCCCAAACATCTCTTTATAGCAGTGAGTGATGAAGTGAAATATGACAGCAATGAGTGAGTAACTGTTGGAATACCCTCTGTACTTAATGATGGTTTCTGTGGGAAGGTAACGATCACCCTGAATGCCTGATGCTCGTGCAGAGAGCTGTATTGGGCTGAGTTTGTCAAGTGtggaaaagagagagatgaaCAAGAGAGTGAAATAAAGATGATGGTGCTACTTTAATGAGTTTGTGAAGTGTTTGATGAGTTCAAAAACGAGTTTTTGAATGATATTTGTA contains these protein-coding regions:
- the selenop gene encoding selenoprotein Pa — protein: MWACLSLLLTLCLLHGGAAESDGGGPSCQMPPAWKIGDVYPMQASMGRVTVVALLQASULFCLVQASRMDSLRQNMESQGLKDVVYMVVNHQGEQAQRLHSMMAQRLSENITLYKQDEQQPDVWQALNGNKDDFLIYDRCGRLAKKISLPYSIIGYGHIEGAIKDTYCKRLCGECTYESAEIPEECKEKADAQPDTDGAPPVNHDHGHGHHHGHHHGHHHGHHHGHGGGHHGDQHGDQHDFQPRGFGHGQNHDHGHHHHHHGSHDGAGSDHGQSHSQHGVQQQAHDQAGAWSHGQQGVDLSQMQQADAGHVMQVAHGDAGMPUAAEKTRUKSKHSUQWTAGSDNEASPKTSUCUHURRLFGEAESEQPVGLUHCDEALPASUQUHGLTGDAANNVRETUQURSPPAAUQQPQPAQUAUPPGVAS